One region of Calditrichota bacterium genomic DNA includes:
- a CDS encoding S9 family peptidase — protein sequence MRIRSASRRGCLAVALVLALCYRAVAHGSEARSEVRCSQWLLLGPVPAPLPLYHEAKNPKGEKFTLGDLLEFPQVDVSEWWPYAGQVVDWDAGRHLTWRLVEAETSGVELPSAGAVPEVCYLATFLDAARFTEVKFAMRSSHLFQAWLDGEVLFAQKSSGAKADSAGQTKSIGVETGVHLLLVKALRDPACPAPWRLDATLELPEGWSAAELRLTTDPAQRMSVRHLMDAPRAESIALSPDGELAAVTIRQTRPPGETSEEWIELRRVRDNSLLATYRGGAKLSQLAWAPVGRRISYTTAEKELTTLWIVDLDQGTTRPLLRDVQNFSGYTWAPDGTYLVYSVTEKPEPDKSGLKRLQGMPDRWPTWRERSFLYRVSVPQGVRSRLTAGSLTTVLNSISPDGRRLLFSRSWEDFSERPYAKTAYYTLDLTSMTVDSLWTSGWTSSAQWSPDGQQLLVLGGPSAFQGVGKKVPEGVIPNEYDTQAFLYDLRTGGVDPITKDFDPAINQGVWSRVEPCIYFVATDHAFVHLFRYDLRTRKFDQIDTGAEVIGGLHVALQAPVAAYLGSSASVPPKAFVLDLRKRRARTLVDPAEAAYQHVRFGRCLPWDFVTSQGRRIAGHVYLPPGFDEAKKYPCIVYYYGGTSPVTRDFGGRYPKELWAANGYVVYVLEPSGATGFGQAFSALHVNDWGKTVSEEIIEGVKQFVRSHPFVDSTRVGCIGASYGGFMTMLLTTKTDMFAAAVAHAGISSIASYWGEGFWGYLYSSTATANSFPWNRRDIYVDQSPLFMADKVKTPLLLLHGTSDTNVPPGESIQFYTALKLLGRPVELVQVEGQDHTIMEYGKRIRWTKTILAWFDRWLKGQPEWWDSLYSDRK from the coding sequence ATGCGCATCCGGAGTGCAAGCCGCCGAGGCTGCTTGGCAGTCGCGCTGGTGCTGGCTCTGTGTTACCGGGCAGTCGCCCATGGAAGCGAGGCTAGATCCGAGGTCCGCTGCAGTCAATGGCTGCTCCTGGGCCCGGTTCCCGCGCCGCTGCCCCTCTACCACGAGGCCAAGAATCCCAAGGGCGAGAAATTCACCCTTGGCGACCTGCTGGAGTTTCCGCAGGTGGATGTTTCTGAGTGGTGGCCTTACGCCGGTCAGGTGGTTGACTGGGATGCGGGCAGGCACCTGACCTGGCGGCTGGTGGAGGCCGAGACGAGCGGCGTCGAGCTTCCTTCTGCTGGTGCCGTGCCGGAGGTCTGCTACTTAGCGACCTTCCTCGATGCCGCACGTTTCACCGAAGTAAAGTTTGCGATGCGGAGCTCACACCTCTTCCAGGCGTGGCTGGACGGCGAAGTACTGTTTGCGCAAAAGAGCTCCGGGGCGAAGGCAGACAGCGCGGGGCAAACAAAGAGCATCGGCGTGGAGACTGGTGTACACCTGCTGCTGGTGAAGGCGCTCAGAGACCCAGCTTGTCCCGCGCCGTGGCGGCTGGACGCCACCCTGGAACTCCCTGAGGGGTGGAGCGCTGCTGAACTGCGGCTGACCACCGACCCGGCGCAGAGGATGTCCGTGCGCCACCTCATGGACGCGCCGCGGGCCGAGAGTATCGCCCTTTCGCCTGATGGGGAACTTGCTGCGGTGACCATCCGCCAGACTCGCCCGCCCGGCGAAACGAGCGAGGAGTGGATCGAGCTGCGGCGCGTGCGCGACAACAGCCTGCTTGCCACCTACCGGGGTGGCGCGAAGCTTAGTCAATTGGCCTGGGCGCCCGTCGGACGGCGCATCTCCTACACTACTGCGGAGAAGGAGCTCACCACCCTGTGGATTGTTGACCTTGACCAGGGGACCACCAGGCCGCTTCTTCGTGACGTGCAGAACTTTTCCGGATACACCTGGGCTCCTGATGGCACGTACCTCGTCTACTCGGTGACCGAAAAGCCTGAGCCAGACAAGAGCGGGCTCAAGCGGTTGCAGGGCATGCCAGATCGTTGGCCTACCTGGCGCGAGCGCAGCTTCCTCTACCGTGTCAGTGTGCCGCAAGGCGTGCGCAGCAGACTCACCGCTGGCTCGCTGACCACAGTCCTCAACAGCATCAGCCCCGATGGTCGGAGGCTGCTCTTTAGTCGCTCGTGGGAAGACTTTTCCGAGCGTCCGTACGCCAAGACGGCCTACTACACCCTGGACCTGACCAGCATGACGGTGGACTCCCTGTGGACGAGCGGTTGGACCAGCAGTGCGCAGTGGTCGCCCGATGGGCAGCAGCTCCTTGTGCTCGGCGGTCCATCGGCCTTTCAAGGAGTCGGCAAGAAGGTGCCGGAAGGGGTTATCCCCAACGAGTACGACACGCAGGCCTTCCTCTATGACCTGCGCACCGGCGGCGTGGATCCTATCACCAAGGATTTTGACCCCGCCATTAACCAGGGAGTGTGGAGCCGCGTAGAGCCGTGTATCTACTTCGTGGCAACTGACCACGCCTTTGTGCACCTGTTTCGTTACGATCTTCGGACGCGGAAGTTTGACCAGATTGACACAGGCGCCGAGGTTATCGGCGGTTTGCACGTCGCCCTGCAGGCGCCGGTGGCTGCCTACCTCGGTTCCTCGGCCTCCGTACCACCTAAGGCCTTTGTGCTGGACTTGCGGAAGCGGCGGGCGCGGACCTTGGTCGACCCGGCAGAGGCAGCCTACCAGCACGTGCGCTTTGGCCGCTGCCTGCCTTGGGATTTTGTCACCTCGCAGGGCAGGCGCATCGCGGGGCACGTCTATCTACCGCCCGGTTTTGACGAGGCAAAGAAGTACCCCTGCATCGTCTACTACTATGGCGGTACAAGTCCAGTCACGCGGGATTTTGGCGGGCGCTACCCGAAGGAGTTGTGGGCAGCCAACGGCTATGTGGTCTATGTGCTGGAGCCCAGCGGGGCCACAGGGTTTGGCCAAGCCTTTTCGGCCCTCCACGTCAATGACTGGGGAAAGACCGTTTCGGAGGAGATCATCGAGGGCGTGAAGCAGTTCGTGCGCAGCCATCCCTTTGTGGATAGCACGCGTGTCGGGTGCATCGGCGCTTCCTACGGCGGCTTCATGACCATGCTGCTCACCACCAAGACCGACATGTTCGCTGCCGCGGTGGCTCACGCGGGCATCAGCTCCATCGCCTCCTATTGGGGCGAAGGCTTTTGGGGCTACCTGTACAGTTCCACGGCCACGGCCAACAGCTTCCCGTGGAATCGCCGCGATATTTACGTCGACCAGAGCCCTCTCTTCATGGCGGACAAGGTGAAAACTCCCCTCTTGTTGCTCCATGGCACCTCCGACACCAATGTGCCACCGGGTGAGAGCATTCAGTTCTACACTGCCCTCAAGCTTCTGGGCAGACCGGTGGAGCTGGTGCAAGTCGAGGGGCAAGATCACACCATCATGGAGTACGGAAAGCGCATCCGTTGGACGAAGACCATCCTCGCCTGGTTCGACCGCTGGCTGAAGGGGCAGCCGGAGTGGTGGGACAGCCTGTATAGCGACAGGAAGTGA
- a CDS encoding TIM barrel protein codes for MKALLPTVQVGFTIERFRGIEPSVLLGLTRLLGLEFAEITRSVFAELDRVVSRVRHMQTGFHLPLVHDDGWDFSCADHQAEIDQVIELVNTNRRALRIAHCIAHPPEPELAARQVESSVETLLRNLARLEPPVFLENIPGQSMEEFLALYRHAKEVLGPKLLGICFDAPHCYLRGMDPVAQLHALDGHIGCVHLSDCQPGSDEHMAFGLGGVLPIENILATLRRLRYRGIINLEILPRSIDDLEPAIASYLMVLRALHPRKYVATKVRLLLVRPLLRHVVP; via the coding sequence ATGAAGGCACTGTTGCCCACTGTGCAGGTAGGTTTCACGATCGAGCGGTTCCGCGGCATTGAGCCCTCAGTGCTACTGGGCCTGACGCGTCTATTGGGCTTGGAGTTCGCCGAGATCACCCGGTCGGTCTTTGCGGAGCTGGATCGGGTGGTGTCGCGTGTGCGTCACATGCAGACCGGTTTCCATCTGCCTCTGGTACACGACGACGGGTGGGACTTTTCCTGCGCGGATCACCAGGCAGAGATCGACCAGGTCATCGAGTTGGTCAACACAAACCGCCGGGCTCTGCGCATAGCCCACTGCATTGCCCACCCGCCAGAGCCTGAGCTGGCCGCCAGGCAGGTGGAGAGCTCGGTGGAGACGCTATTGCGCAATTTGGCACGCCTCGAGCCGCCGGTCTTCCTCGAGAACATACCTGGGCAGTCCATGGAGGAGTTTCTGGCTCTCTACAGGCACGCAAAGGAGGTGCTGGGGCCAAAGCTTTTGGGCATCTGCTTCGACGCCCCCCACTGCTACCTGCGGGGTATGGACCCTGTAGCCCAGTTGCATGCTCTCGACGGACACATCGGCTGCGTGCACCTTTCGGATTGCCAGCCGGGGAGCGACGAGCACATGGCCTTCGGCTTAGGCGGGGTGCTGCCCATCGAGAACATCCTGGCCACCCTACGCCGCTTGCGCTACCGCGGCATCATCAACCTGGAAATCCTCCCCCGCTCCATAGACGACTTGGAGCCGGCCATCGCCAGCTACCTCATGGTGCTGCGCGCGTTACATCCCCGCAAGTACGTGGCAACCAAGGTGCGCTTGCTTCTGGTGCGGCCTCTTTTGCGCCACGTCGTCCCGTGA
- a CDS encoding YIP1 family protein: MRRKCPNCGKMPEIPERGGYCIHCGTYIPPRQVVASPAPRAAGSTGSGCPWEEMGRVGFWKSLWDTISGVLFSPNTFFARMPVTGGIGKPLLFGLLVGSVSSIVDSIISLSGWLWPMGLRHYPGMAEFPDIFPLWMSRTALVPLVSLTAPMMVLVGMFLWAGILHLCLMLVGGAQRGFEATFRVVAYSEAASLFRILPFCGSVVALPWMIVVQIIGFKQAHQISSGKAVGAMLLPLLLCCACVMSLILTLGIGAISTFLPNLLR; encoded by the coding sequence ATGCGACGCAAGTGTCCCAATTGCGGCAAGATGCCAGAGATCCCGGAAAGAGGGGGTTACTGCATCCATTGCGGCACGTACATCCCGCCCCGCCAGGTTGTGGCGAGCCCGGCCCCACGTGCTGCCGGATCTACAGGGAGTGGCTGCCCCTGGGAAGAGATGGGGCGCGTCGGCTTCTGGAAGTCCCTTTGGGACACAATCAGCGGTGTGCTGTTCAGCCCCAACACCTTTTTCGCGCGGATGCCGGTCACCGGGGGCATCGGCAAACCCCTCCTGTTCGGTCTGTTGGTGGGAAGCGTGAGCAGCATCGTCGACAGCATCATCAGCCTCTCCGGCTGGTTGTGGCCAATGGGCCTGCGCCACTACCCCGGCATGGCGGAGTTCCCCGACATCTTTCCGCTGTGGATGTCCCGCACGGCCCTGGTGCCGCTGGTTTCTCTGACCGCGCCGATGATGGTGCTGGTGGGCATGTTTCTGTGGGCAGGCATCCTCCACCTCTGCCTGATGCTGGTTGGTGGTGCACAGCGGGGGTTCGAAGCGACCTTCCGCGTGGTGGCCTACAGCGAGGCGGCCTCGCTTTTCCGCATCTTGCCTTTCTGCGGCAGCGTCGTGGCTCTGCCTTGGATGATCGTGGTACAGATCATCGGTTTCAAGCAAGCGCACCAGATATCCTCAGGCAAGGCGGTGGGTGCGATGCTTCTGCCCCTGCTGCTGTGCTGTGCTTGCGTTATGAGCCTCATCCTCACACTGGGAATCGGCGCCATTTCGACCTTCTTGCCAAATCTCCTCCGATAG
- a CDS encoding DUF2752 domain-containing protein, whose translation MHVRIEKGRPRQAYLGLIYGGLVVAALTALRLLRPLLQLAPPCAFHSLTGVPCPSCGATRSAVFLAEGRIADSLRVNPLFFALYVGLILWGLGAMCLMVSRRNIVVALSRGEKRVLRIGVICGMFANWLYLIISHATEHFPL comes from the coding sequence ATGCACGTGCGCATCGAAAAGGGACGGCCAAGGCAAGCTTACCTCGGCCTGATCTATGGAGGGCTCGTCGTCGCGGCCCTCACGGCACTTCGCCTGCTGCGACCGCTCCTTCAGCTGGCACCTCCGTGCGCCTTCCACTCGCTCACAGGCGTGCCTTGCCCCAGCTGCGGTGCCACGCGCAGTGCGGTCTTTCTTGCCGAAGGACGGATAGCGGACTCGCTCCGCGTGAATCCCTTGTTTTTCGCTCTCTATGTTGGCCTCATCCTATGGGGGCTTGGGGCGATGTGCCTGATGGTGAGTAGACGGAACATCGTCGTCGCGTTGAGCAGGGGGGAAAAAAGGGTTCTTCGCATCGGCGTAATCTGCGGCATGTTCGCCAACTGGCTCTACCTCATCATCAGCCATGCGACCGAGCACTTTCCCCTGTAG
- a CDS encoding PDZ domain-containing protein has product MKRWLWLAIALVALMLAQVAAAEKVVVVKTKGERRAWLGVYLQELDKERRKELGVKEDKGAVVVEVVANSPAEKAGLQEDDVIVRLDGREVKEPDDLIDAVRAKKPGDKVKLEYVREGTRREVEVTLGRAPRVTERVVIPPLPPMERLVWDGGAWLGVELQELNASLAEYFAVKEDEGVLITEVEEKSPAAKAGLLPGDVIVSMDGQPVQDVEDVLDAVVDKEQGDSLVVGYVRKGTRAETTVRLGKRPRVRVFGRGSPRLWWWERTPGRDYFLFPRERVWHFEFERPDVERWRERARDWTEKALDDLRRGVEKLRVEIKEQRRHMI; this is encoded by the coding sequence GTGAAGAGGTGGCTTTGGTTAGCGATTGCGCTTGTGGCGCTGATGCTGGCGCAAGTGGCGGCCGCCGAGAAGGTGGTGGTCGTCAAGACCAAAGGCGAGCGCCGTGCCTGGTTGGGCGTCTATCTGCAGGAGCTCGACAAGGAGCGGCGCAAGGAGCTCGGCGTCAAAGAGGACAAAGGGGCGGTTGTCGTCGAGGTGGTGGCGAACAGTCCCGCCGAGAAGGCTGGCCTGCAAGAGGATGACGTCATCGTGCGCCTGGACGGCCGGGAGGTGAAGGAACCGGATGACCTCATCGACGCGGTGAGGGCGAAGAAACCAGGTGACAAGGTCAAGCTGGAGTACGTGCGGGAGGGCACGCGTCGTGAGGTGGAAGTTACCCTCGGCCGAGCGCCTCGCGTGACCGAAAGGGTTGTGATCCCGCCATTGCCGCCCATGGAGAGGTTGGTGTGGGATGGTGGCGCTTGGCTGGGCGTGGAGCTGCAAGAACTGAACGCCTCACTGGCCGAGTACTTTGCCGTGAAGGAAGACGAGGGCGTCTTGATCACCGAAGTGGAAGAGAAGAGCCCGGCCGCCAAGGCAGGGTTGTTGCCTGGGGACGTCATCGTCAGCATGGATGGCCAGCCGGTGCAGGACGTTGAGGACGTGCTCGACGCTGTTGTGGACAAGGAACAGGGCGATTCGTTGGTGGTGGGCTATGTGCGCAAGGGGACGCGCGCGGAGACGACCGTACGGCTGGGCAAGAGGCCGCGGGTGCGCGTGTTCGGCCGAGGCAGCCCGCGGCTGTGGTGGTGGGAGCGAACGCCAGGGCGGGATTACTTCCTTTTTCCCCGCGAGCGCGTGTGGCACTTTGAGTTCGAAAGGCCGGACGTGGAGAGGTGGCGGGAGCGAGCGCGCGATTGGACCGAGAAGGCCTTGGACGACCTGCGCCGCGGCGTTGAGAAGCTGCGTGTGGAGATTAAGGAGCAGCGGCGGCACATGATCTGA